Genomic window (Syntrophorhabdaceae bacterium):
TCCGGTTTCCCATCCTTGAACTCCCCTTCGTACTTGCGTCCGTCGGTTGATATGTACGTCCCATGCCCGTTCCGTTTACCCTCACGAAATTCCCCCGTATATTTGGTTCCAATTGACGATAATGCGGTTCCTTTCCCGTGGTACTTGCCCTCTTTAAATTCTCCCTCATATTTTGCACCATCGCTGAAAGTCATGGTCCCCTGACCCTGCCGTTTGGCATCCCTGAAATCACCTTCGTATGCCGACCCATCCGGAAAAGTCATTTTGCCCCGCCCGTTTATGCAGTCCCCTTCGGCGCAGGTCTGGGCGCATAGGATCGTGGGAAGAAACACGAGGTGAAAGAACAGCAGGAAGAGGCAACCTTTGCGCATGATGGTCTCCTTTGTCAGGTCATAGGTGCAGGTAATTCAGCGTCATCGGTGCGAACAAAGCATCAAGGTCCACTCAATTCTTCTTTTGAGCTATTATGCCATCCTGTACCAGAACATTCAAATCTAAAGTTATGAAAGTAATGCAAGTTGGTGAAAGGAAAACTTCGGATAATTCCTGACCTAAATCTCAAAGGAGGGACAAAAAAGGAAAATGTGGCAGGGAAGGGCCGATGGACCAGCCGTCTTACCGCGACTTTACCCTATTCCGAACTCGGCGAGCATTTTATCGATATCTTCCTGGGATAGGGATTCCCCTGTATTTTCCCCGACGGGTGGGGGAGATTCACATGCCTCTTCCATTTTGAGGGCTATCTCCTTCTTTACGTCCCTCACTTCCGGCTTCTGTTCTGCGCAGGTATCCGTGATCCCGGCAAACAAGGCGTCAAGATCGGCCTGGCAGAGACCCCCCTCTTCCTTCTTTTCCTCTGTCTTCGTGTCGGCCGCCGGGTCTGAAAACCCTGCAAATAAGGCGTCAAGGTCGGCCTGGGAAATTCCGTCGCTCATCTTCCATTCATGTTATCGGCAATTGTACGAAATTTCCTAGGCCCTTTGCGGGATAATTGCGATAATTTTGAGAAAAAAATCGAGAGAGGGATTTTACGCAGCCGGATAGGCCTCCGGGCTGCCTCTGGTGATTTTGGACGATTAATATGTTATCTTTTTACTATGAAAACGAAATCACCTTTCTTTACCCGGCTTTTTGACCTATGGGCCGTGGGAATTGTCGCCTTTCTTCTCATCTTTGCCGGTCATAGTCCGGCATTCGGGGATGATTATAAAGATGCCCTCAAGAGGGCCAAGTCCGATGATAAGGCGATTGTCCTTTACTTCTTCAGTCAGCATTGCGGCTATTGCGAGGCGATGGACAGGGACGTGCTCGCGGACAGGGATATCTCGGCCATCATGAAAAACGACCTTGT
Coding sequences:
- a CDS encoding thioredoxin fold domain-containing protein translates to MKTKSPFFTRLFDLWAVGIVAFLLIFAGHSPAFGDDYKDALKRAKSDDKAIVLYFFSQHCGYCEAMDRDVLADRDISAIMKNDLVFVRVDADKRTDIARQYGIRGYPTTALLEPSGKSIIRIPGYLGKKEYKLILDYAKKKLYKSTTLRDYLKKNGVDVG